The Tigriopus californicus strain San Diego chromosome 5, Tcal_SD_v2.1, whole genome shotgun sequence genome includes a region encoding these proteins:
- the LOC131881193 gene encoding uncharacterized protein LOC131881193, protein MLSEEFRKAETTPYYSTFTNNLQQERLAALQPSKDIDEGGGGDSLVQRLSEAICGFYRALLYRIGVACLPCFEIASAFNLFGLFSPKNCEDDVLLSCATSPTSAHSVHSVQLMENGEANGASSCDKEPQPSLTGISATTKDHKKAKKKPRGIHSPTGSLHNIYMDRPSSTSGSETDLRKIKPKRRPKIDLATKGRVASEVLLRNNKGLVGKWEDSKPLVKEPRSNSLTNMNRIKLKSKGDDGAK, encoded by the exons ATGTTAAGCGAAGAGTTTCGGAAGGCCGAAACCACTCCCTATTATTCAACGTTCACGAACAATCTCCAACAAGAGCGTTTGGCCGCTCTCCAACCTTCCAAAGACATTGATGAGGGCGGTGGCGGCGACTCCTTGGTCCAACGGTTGTCAGAGGCGATTTGTGGCTTTTACAGGGCCCTACTTTACCGGATTGGCGTAGCTTGTCTTCCCTGCTTTGAAATTGCGTCGGccttcaatttgtttggatTGTTCTCGCCCAAGAATTGCGAAGACGATGTTCTTCTGAGTTGCGCCACTTCACCCACCTCCGCCCACTCTGTACATTCCGTACAGTTGATGGAAAACGGCGAGGCTAATGGCGCCTCCAGTTGCGACAAAGAGCCACAGCCCAGTCTCACCGGCATATCCGCCACAACCAAGGACCACAAGAAAGCCAAAAAG AAACCACGTGGGATTCATTCTCCGACTGGATCATTACATAACATATATATGGATCGACCTTCTTCCACGAGCGGAAGCGAGACTGACCTTCGGAAGATCAAGCCCAAACGTCGACCTAAGATCGATCTAGCCACCAAAGGCCGAGTGGCCAGTGAGGTATTGCTGCGAAATAACAAAGGTCTGGTCGGGAAATGGGAAGATTCCAAACCACTTGTCAAAGAGCCTAGATCGAACTCGTTGACCAACATGAATCGCATCAAACTCAAAAGTAAGGGCGACGATGGTGCCAAATGA